A region of Rhodoferax potami DNA encodes the following proteins:
- the cysD gene encoding sulfate adenylyltransferase subunit CysD, whose translation MNAMTEPTHFDRLSNQHLDALEEETIFILREVAAAFERPALLFSGGKDSLVMLKCAEKAFGVGRIPYPLLMIDTGHNFHEVTDFRDFRAKELGAELIVRSVEDSMARGTVRLAHPGESRNVHQSVTLLEAIDEFRFDALIGGARRDEEKARAKERIFSHRDSFGQWQPKAQRPELWTLFNTRLQPGEHFRVFPISNWTELDVWQYIEREKIALPSLYYTHKRDVVERKGLLVPVTELTPPKEGETIESRDVRFRTVGDITCTCPVESLAATAADIVIETLAADVSERGATRMDDKTSEASMEKRKKDGYF comes from the coding sequence ATGAACGCCATGACTGAACCCACCCATTTCGACCGCCTCTCCAACCAGCACCTGGATGCGCTGGAAGAAGAAACCATCTTCATCCTGCGCGAGGTGGCAGCTGCGTTTGAGCGCCCCGCCCTGCTGTTCTCGGGCGGCAAAGACTCGTTGGTGATGCTCAAGTGCGCTGAAAAGGCGTTTGGCGTCGGCCGCATACCTTACCCCCTGCTGATGATCGACACCGGCCACAACTTCCATGAAGTGACCGACTTCCGCGACTTCCGCGCCAAGGAACTGGGTGCCGAGCTGATCGTGCGCAGCGTCGAAGACTCCATGGCCCGCGGTACCGTACGCCTGGCCCACCCCGGCGAGAGCCGCAATGTGCACCAGTCGGTCACGCTGCTCGAAGCCATCGACGAATTCCGTTTTGACGCCCTGATCGGTGGCGCACGCCGCGATGAGGAAAAAGCCCGCGCCAAAGAGCGTATTTTTTCCCATCGTGACAGCTTCGGCCAGTGGCAGCCCAAGGCCCAGCGCCCCGAGTTGTGGACCCTGTTCAACACCCGCCTGCAGCCCGGCGAACACTTCCGCGTGTTCCCCATCAGCAACTGGACCGAGCTGGACGTGTGGCAGTACATCGAACGCGAAAAGATCGCGCTGCCATCGCTGTATTACACGCACAAACGCGATGTGGTCGAGCGCAAAGGCCTGCTGGTTCCGGTGACGGAGCTGACGCCTCCCAAGGAAGGCGAAACCATCGAGAGCCGTGACGTACGTTTCCGCACCGTGGGCGACATCACCTGCACCTGCCCGGTGGAAAGCCTGGCCGCGACCGCTGCCGACATCGTGATCGAAACGCTGGCTGCCGACGTGAGCGAGCGCGGCGCCACCCGCATGGACGACAAGACGTCCGAAGCCTCGATGGAAAAACGTAAGAAAGACGGGTACTTCTGA
- a CDS encoding DUF934 domain-containing protein gives MKLIAASAHSTGAEGQNVIKLANTEDPRALDLAGVTRIDLNFPKFTDGRAYSQAFLLRRRMGFTGELRATGDVLIDQLVQMERTGFDVAVLRADQNIDFAQRQFDRYRGFYQGDAVTVKPHFAREGEAA, from the coding sequence ATGAAATTGATAGCTGCTTCCGCACACTCCACGGGCGCTGAAGGCCAGAACGTTATTAAACTGGCAAACACCGAAGACCCCCGTGCGCTGGACCTTGCGGGCGTCACCCGCATCGACCTGAACTTTCCCAAGTTCACCGACGGCCGCGCGTACAGCCAGGCCTTTTTGCTGCGCCGCCGCATGGGCTTTACCGGCGAGCTGCGCGCTACCGGCGACGTGCTGATCGACCAACTGGTGCAAATGGAGCGCACCGGCTTCGACGTAGCCGTGCTGCGCGCTGACCAGAACATCGACTTTGCACAACGCCAGTTCGACCGATATCGCGGCTTCTACCAAGGCGATGCGGTCACAGTAAAGCCCCACTTTGCCCGTGAAGGCGAAGCGGCATGA
- a CDS encoding phosphoadenylyl-sulfate reductase, producing MSAETSSLGNRFAVQVQPAGSAMARNAEASGEYIIKLAEAQGVLAQAAAQYAGVDGGAATVTQACSLGAEDVVISHLINSLKLDIGIFVLETGALHQETLDLLERFKASSRAAVTVYQPVNESVVQFVDREGKDAMYKSIALRKACCGIRKMEPLERALKGKEAWITGLRREQSGARADVPLVDSSEPRIKINPLANWTWGDVWHYIQTNKLDYNPLHDQFFPSIGCEPCTRAISLGEDFRSGRWWWEDEAAKECGLHVKHEEAKA from the coding sequence ATGAGCGCCGAAACTTCCTCTTTAGGCAACCGTTTTGCGGTGCAAGTGCAGCCCGCCGGCAGCGCCATGGCCCGCAACGCTGAAGCCAGCGGCGAATACATCATCAAGCTGGCCGAAGCTCAAGGCGTGCTCGCCCAAGCCGCAGCCCAATACGCGGGTGTAGATGGTGGGGCTGCCACCGTCACCCAAGCCTGCAGCCTGGGCGCTGAGGACGTGGTCATCAGCCACCTGATCAACAGCCTAAAGCTGGACATCGGCATCTTTGTGCTGGAAACCGGCGCCCTGCACCAAGAAACCCTGGACCTGCTGGAGCGCTTCAAAGCTTCCAGCCGCGCTGCGGTCACGGTGTACCAGCCGGTGAATGAATCGGTGGTGCAGTTTGTGGACCGCGAAGGCAAGGACGCGATGTACAAGAGCATCGCCCTGCGCAAAGCCTGCTGCGGCATCCGCAAGATGGAACCGCTGGAGCGCGCGCTCAAAGGCAAAGAGGCCTGGATCACCGGCCTGCGCCGCGAGCAATCTGGCGCCCGCGCCGATGTGCCTTTGGTGGACAGCTCTGAGCCCCGCATCAAGATCAACCCCCTGGCCAACTGGACTTGGGGTGATGTGTGGCATTACATCCAAACCAACAAGCTGGACTACAACCCCCTGCACGACCAGTTCTTCCCGAGTATTGGCTGCGAGCCTTGCACCCGCGCCATCAGCCTGGGTGAAGACTTCCGCTCCGGCCGCTGGTGGTGGGAAGACGAAGCCGCCAAAGAATGCGGCCTGCACGTGAAACATGAAGAAGCCAAAGCATGA